The following coding sequences are from one Eublepharis macularius isolate TG4126 chromosome 19, MPM_Emac_v1.0, whole genome shotgun sequence window:
- the KRT18 gene encoding keratin, type I cytoskeletal 18 has protein sequence MSYSRSTIHSSSFRPVNTTTTQSIISSKRYAPIASAASVYAGAGGSGSRISVSRSSNLGSSYIGGGGGGYGGFSSSFSLSGSGVVQNEKETMQELNDRLASYLDKVRSLEADNRKLEIQIREYMEKKGPSTQDWSHYFDIIEDLKNQIFDTTVENARVVLQIDNARLAADDFRVKYEAELAIRQSVENDIHGLRKVIDDTNMSRLQLESEIESLKEELIFMKKNHQDEVNNLQAQIASSGLTVEVDAPKSQDLAKIMAEIRAQYDVLAQKNLEDLDKYWGQQISESTVIITQNTKEIESARTTITDLRRTVQTLEIELESLRNLRAGLEGNLREVEARYGMQMDQLNGMLLRVEAELTQLRNDVQRQAEEYQALLNIKDKLEAEIATYRRLLEGGEELSLKDALLESTMQTTQKIRTTAVVDGKVVSETSETKVMKR, from the exons ATGAGCTACTCTCGGTCCACCATCCACTCCAGCTCCTTCAGACCTGTGAATACCACCACAACCCAGAGCATCATCTCCTCCAAGAGGTATGCCCCTATCGCCAGTGCTGCCAGCGTCTATGCTGGAGCCGGAGGTTCTGGGTCTAGAATCTCTGTCTCCAGGTCTTCCAACCTTGGCTCAAGCTACATCGGAGGTGGCGGGGGTGGCTATGGAGGGTTCAGCAGCAGCTTCTCCCTCTCGGGCTCCGGGGTGGTCCAGAACGAGAAGGAGACCATGCAAGAGCTGAATGATCGCCTGGCCAGCTACCTGGACAAGGTGCGCAGCCTGGAGGCCGATAACCGGAAACTGGAGATCCAGATCCGAGAGTACATGGAGAAGAAGGGGCCCAGCACCCAGGACTGGAGCCACTACTTCGACATCATCGAGGACCTAAAGAATCAG ATCTTTGACACCACAGTGGAGAATGCTCGCGTTGTGCTACAGATTGACAACGCTCGGTTGGCCGCTGATGACTTCCGTGTCAA GTATGAGGCTGAACTGGCTATCCGTCAGTCAGTGGAAAATGACATCCACGGCCTCCGTAAGGTCATTGATGACACCAACATGAGCCGCCTGCAGCTGGAGAGCGAGATCGAATCCCTGAAGGAGGAGCTGATCTTTATGAAGAAGAACCACCAGGAT GAGGTCAACAACTTGCAGGCTCAAATCGCCAGCTCTGGGCTGACGGTGGAAGTGGACGCTCCCAAATCACAGGATCTGGCTAAGATAATGGCGGAGATCCGGGCACAATATGACGTTCTGGCTCAGAAGAACCTGGAAGATTTGGACAAGTACTGGGGCCAGCAG ATCTCTGAGAGCACCGTCATCATCACTCAAAACACCAAAGAGATCGAAAGCGCCCGTACCACCATCACCGACTTGCGTCGTACTGTCCAGACGTTGGAGATCGAACTGGAGTCTCTGCGCAACCTG AGAGCAGGTCTGGAGGGTAACCTGCGGGAAGTGGAAGCCCGCTACGGCATGCAGATGGATCAGCTCAACGGGATGTTGCTGCGGGTCGAAGCGGAGCTGACACAGCTGCGGAACGACGTGCAGCGCCAGGCCGAGGAGTATCAGGCTCTGCTGAATATCAAGGACAAACTGGAGGCTGAGATTGCTACCTACAGGCGCCTCCTGGAAGGTGGAGAGGAGCTGAG